The region ATTGCTGTGTGATGAGTAGTTGTTGGACAAGCAAGAAACTGTGACAATTGTTGAACAGGAAATGCTATGTCTGGTCTTGTGCTACAAAGGTAGATAAGCTTGCCAACCAATCTTCTATAATCTGTTATATCTTCATATGGCTCACCATCTTCTTTAGTAAGTCTGGTTGATGATGTCATTGGTGTTTTTGCAGGTTTGGATCCAAGATATCCAGTTTCTGTTAAAAGATCCAAGGCATACTTTCTTTGACAGAGATTTATTCCTTCTTTTGATCTAGCTACTTCCAATCCTAGGAAGTACTTCAATTCTCCAAGGTCTTTTATCTTGAAAGTATCATCAAGAAAAAATTTAACAGAATTAATCTGTTCCATGCTATTTCCTGCAAGAATCACATCATCTACATACACAAGCAAAACTGTAAAAGTACCATTTTGTTTCTTTGTAAAAAGTGAAGTATCTGAAGTAGCTTGTATAAAACCTTGATTTATTAATGAAGTGGTTAATTTCAGATTCCATTGCCTACTTGCTTGTTTTAAACCATAAAGAGATTTGGTTAGTTTACATACCATTTTTGGCTGCTCACAAGCTAAACCAGGTGGAAGATCCATGTACACTTCTTCATGTAATTCACCATGCAAAAAtgcattatttatatctaattgaTGTAAGAACCAATTCTGTGAAGCAGCAATGGCTAACAAAACTCTTATTGTTGTCATTTTTGCTACAGGACTAAATGTATCTATGTAATCAATACCATTCTGCTGAGTATATCCTTTTGCCACTAACCTAGCTTTATGCCTTTCTATTGTGCCATTACTGTGATATTTAGTCTTAAAAACCCATTTACAACCTATTGTTGACTTTCCAGCAGGTAACTGAGTAAGAAACCAAGTATTGTTCTGCTGTAAAGCTTCAATTTCTTTATTCATTGCAATCTGCCAGCATTCATGTTTAACAGCCTCATTATATGTTTTAGGTTCTATATTGGAATCAACCTGAGTTATAAAGACTTTATGTGAAGGACCTAAATGCTCATAAGAAAAGACTTTTGAAACTACATGTGGTGTTTTCTGAACCTTACTACTATGAACAATATTGATTTTTGGCAAATCATAAACATAGTCTTTTAAAAAACCTGCTTTAGAAGACACTCTAGAAGATTTCCTAAGATGCAAACTATCAGGAATCTGTTCTTGTAAAACATGTATGACTTCAGGTACAGAAACATCATTTATTATATTTGCAGGCAATTCTACAGATATTGCAGGCACATTAACAGTACTTAGTACATCATCAATATACATATTATCATTAACAACTGGTAATACCAAATCAGAATTAATTAAAGAAGTAATTTTGTTATCTGCACAAGGAAAAATATGCTCATAAAACCTTACATTTCTAGAAACATTAACCCTTTTTGAATGAATGTCATATAATCTGAAACCCTTAGTGTTTGATGGAAACCCAATAAACACACACTGAGTTGCCCTTGGTGAGAATTTGTGCCTATCATGAGCTAAAGTTGAAGCATATGCAAGACATccataaactttcaaattactaaaaacaggCTGCTTTTCATATAAAAGTTCATATGGAGTTTTATCATTAATTACTGGGGAAGGAATTCTATTAATAAGATAAACTGCATGAGAAACACAATCTGACCAAAATAATAAAGGCAAAGAAGACTGAATTTTAAGTGCTCTAGCCACATTTAAAACATGTTGATGCTTCCTCTCTACAACTGCATTCTGTTCTGGTGTATAAACACATGATGTTTGATGCACAATACCTTTTAAACTATAAAACTGTGGCATATGAAACTCCAAACCATTATCAGACCTTATACACTTAATTTTAGTACTAAACTGTGTCTCAACATAACTACAAAAACTTTATACTAAAACTCTAGCTTCAGTTTTAgcttttaacaaaaataaccaAGTATACCTGCTTTTATCATCTACTACTGTCAGAAAATATTTATGTCCATATAAAGAACTTACTCTTGATGGACCCCAGATATCAATATGAACTAATTCAAAGCATTTAGAGACAACAGTTTCACTTAATGGAAAAGataattttctttgttttgcCAAATGACAAGTTTTACAATGATCATTAACAGGAAGCATAATACTGGAATCTatactttgtaaacatttcaatCTTGTATTCCCTAAATGTCCTAATCTATAATGCCATATTGTATGCTTATCAACTTTAGTTTCACATGAAACTGTTGCAGATACATCAGAAATAACAGGATCATGTACAGAAGTATCAACAGAACAAATTTTAGCAGTTTCATCATCAAAGAAAGTTCTATCAAGCTGATAAAGTCCTTTGATTTCCCTAGCTAATCCAATCATCCTCCATTTGGCCAAATCCTGTATGATACAAAGGTTTTTATGAAGAATAAAGCAATATTCATATTGCTTTGTTAACCTACTggttgatattaaattaaaagaaaacacAGGAACAAACAAGACATCATGTAAAATTAATTCATTACTAAATTTAACTATCCCTATATGTGTGACTGCTAATTTTTGTGAATTTGGTAATGTAACAAATATATTGTTAACTACTCTATATGATGAAAAAGCAGTCAAAGAAGACACAATGTGATCAGTTGCACCAGAATCAATAATCCAAGTATCAACATAATCTTTCTTAACAGAACAACAAGAACTAAAATTCTGAAAATAAGATTTGATAGAATTGATACCTGGATTCTCTGATGATGTAACAAAATTAGTAGAAAGAGTATTAATCTTTGGTGAAGCAGAATTTATCCCTTTTTGTTGCAGAAGATTCATCAATTGACCATATTGCTCTTGTGTAATCATAGGAGACACATTGCTATTATTATGATTAACACCATTGTCCTGAGAATTCAACATCATATTTTTGCCTTGAGAATTAACTACTGCCCTTTCTGAACCATAGAGATCATCACATGCTTCAAACCTTTGTTCTTGATCTGAAAAACTATCATAATTCTGGTAATTTTCTTGATCATCCTCTACTACATATTCACATACTTGATTGACATAGGTTTGATTTTTAGGTTTTGGCTTGTATCCAGGTGGATATCCATGCTTTTTAAAGCATATATCAACTGTATGTCCACTAAAACCACAATAACTACACAAAGGTTTAGAATTATTTGTAGAATTGTTAAAGAACCTTCTTTGTCCCCCCTGAGGTCTAAAGTTACCATTTCCAGTTGGAAACCTATTTGAACTAAAACCCTTATTTCCTTGAACAGAATTATAACCAGAAAATCTCTTTTGATATGAACTACTACCTTGTGCAGCAAACACAGAAGGTTCAACATTTAAAGAATTCATATCCATAACTCCAATACCTAACTACCTTTCATGTTGCAAAACTAAAGAAAAAACCTTATTTATCTTTGGTAGAGGATCTAACATCAAAACTTGAGTCTTAATTGTGCCATAATTTTCATTCAAACCCTTAAGAAACTTTATGACATAATCTGCATCCTGCTGATTTTTAACAGATTTCATAGCATCACATTGACACTGTGGAACACAAGTACACACAGGCAACATTCTAAGATTTACATATTCATCCCATAAGATCTTTAACTGAGTAAAGTAGTCAGTTATTGACAAATTATTCTGTTTATATGCATAAATTTCTTCCTGTAAATCAGATACACGAATAGCATTACCTTGAGAGAATCTGTCAAATAAATGTTTCCAGACATCTATAGCTGTATCAATCCATAAGATACTTTGTGCAATTGAAGGAGAAAGTGATCTTAAAATCCAAGAAACCACCATTGTGTTGCAGCGTTCCCAAGCAGGGTAAATTTCAGCATTTACAGATGGAACAGGAATGCTTCCATTAACAAATTTAAGCTTATTTTTAGATAATAAGCACATTCTCATGGATCTTGCCCATGAATGATAATTCTGACCATTAAGTACAGGAGAAACGAGAATCAAAGATGGATTCTCACTTGGATGCAAATAAAACGGACTTGAAGGATTTTCAGACTCCAAACCACTTTGAGCCATTTGATGAATCTTTAAACAAGAAAGAATTCAATCACAGATAGAACAAAAGAAAGTAATTGAAATTGATTATAAAGAGAATAACGAAAAGAAATGGAATAGGAAAGAAATGGAATAAGAAAGTAATCAGAATAGATCTTCTTGATCAAGAATAATATCAGATGAAACTTGTTTGGTTGCTGGGAAAATTTTGAGTGTTTGTTTCTCGAGAAACTTTTGATTCACAGAGTttgttgctctgataccatattagaaaCAAAGAACTTTGTATATTgttgaattaataaaattctcatTAAAGAAATAAAGTGAAGAGTACAAGCCATTTTATAGTGGAGTATCAACGGCTATATCCCTAACTGCTATTCTGTTAACTAACAGACTATAACAAACTATACAGCTGTATTGCATTTAACAGCTGTCATTAATAACTAAATAACTAACATATGCAGTCTGTGTTGCTGACTTGTATTTCAAAGCTGATTggactgctgactaggctaatCTTCTTTATAAAGCTGATTggactgctgactaggctaatCTTCTTTATGTTGCTGATTCTGTTGACTGAAGCAAGTCTTGAACCTTCATATGTTTAAcaaattataacataaaataaagaaagaagaagGAGGAGGAGGGAGTGATTTTTtggctaaaagccaagaaaCCACTCCCTCTAAAGTCTAAACTATGTTTTTTAGATTTGAGTTAAAGAGAAGGGAGAGTTTTTTtgtttagagagagaaagagaaatgtgcaaaaaaaaaaaaacagagtaGTTGTTCTTAATATATTTTCAGCAATAAAAGTATATTCTTCAATTGGATTAGAAAGGCGCCAATTACTATTCTTCCACAAACTACAAACTTTAGAAGATTTATGGACCTCAGTATCTTTAATTACAACATTTGGGAATCTGTCTATAATAGCAATACCATTGGGCTAAGGAtcattccaaaaaaaaatttcttctcTTCGCCAAGCTTGTAATCAAAGTGAGGAATTAAGTGCCTGATCTTGTGAAGATTCCTCCAACTCCAAAAGCTATCTAAGGATTTAGATACCCTAAAAGCTAGAAAGCTTCAACTTATTTTCAATAACCCAGTTGGTCCATAAAGAAGGCTTACAGGTGACCAGATTTCAAATATATTTGGCAATAGCAGCTACATCCACaaataaactattttgataCCCAGACCACCACTACATTTCGTATAACAAACCTCTCTCCAATTAACAAGACTCTCTTTCTTATCAGAGTCAGTACCATGCCAAAGAAACTTTTTACAACAATTTTCAACTCATTTAATCACAGACTTAGACAAAAAAAAGTAGTACACCAAAACACATGCATGCTTAACAGGATTGAATTGATTAACTGTAATCTACCAGTATAGTAGAGGCATTTAGAAGACCAAGAATTAATTAGAGGTGATTCTACTAATAAGGGAATTATAATTCTCTTTTCTCAACTTAGAGGACACAAGGGGTAAACCAAGGTATTTGATAGGCAAAACAACTTTATGAAAACCCAAACACTCTAAAAGCTCAGTTTTACTATGACCAGCAAGGTAATCAAAGTAAACAAAGCTCTTATGgagattaggttttaaaattgaagttctaaaaaaatcaatcatAGTCTACTTCACTAGCTTGACAAAATTCAGATCACCATTgcaaaataaagataaattaaattcgtaaaagatgaaaatacactctaaaataaaaaaaatacagatGGGTCCagaaacttttatgaaataatatttataaattttaaattggtgCAACCCGACCCTATATTtaggggtaatgtcataaaaattcacgaactttacatattttttcattttaatcatgcactttaaattttctcattgtcatgcacgaactaccactttttctcaaattcatgcacggtgctgaggtgtcacggctccttTGGTGTAATTtgttgaggtggaggtcattttacaccaatggatgagtgccacctcagtaACGTGTataaatttgggaaaaagtggtagttcgtgtatgaaaatgagaaaatttaaacttcgtgattaaaatgagaaaatgtgtaaagttcgtgtttttctgacattaacccttaaatttataaaatctgtACAAATTAGCCCTTCAAACTAActctgtttattattttttcagataaaggacttatttgcaCTGATTTAACAAATTTAAGGGCCGAGTTGAATCGTGTCAGAGTTTAGgtacataaatatttttttattaaaagttgAAGAGCTTATATGCACCTTAAGCCTCTAAAAATATTTCCAACTGGAGagaaaaaatagattattaatttatagctATTTCATTAGTGATTATAAACTTTCATAAGATTATTAAATCTATTGGATAACTTACAAAAACAATGTTtcaatattttagttttataaattataaaaaaattgaaaactaatattaatatacaaaaataatttcaataaatagaaaatattaagtATATCGattctataattttatttataaaatatttatccttCTAATGTAATGAAATATTGTttggataaaaaatataaaattataaaaaaaatataaactttatgaattttttaaaaattatataaacatcACTAAAAAAAgctttaaaaaattactataaatcaTAATTTAACATAGATGTTAtatcaaatgttaaaaaaatgttattgttaatcaactaattttttttgattttctttatttttttattttaaattataagtatAAAGATTAatataatccaatttataaagcCATTAGTTAACTAATTTTCAATTCATAATATGGATATTTGATTATAAGGGTACAAAATTAACTTTGTAAATTAATCTATACATTTATGAAATTGATTTAATAGAAAAGgcaaatttagaaaataattgttacattataaaaaaatcttaaaaggataaatattttcatataaatatattgacAATTAAAATGACATAGAGTATGCATTATGTGATAATCATAACTTTTACTTACATGGACTTTAATATTCTCTCACCACAATAAATTAAGTTtgtcatatttttttatgttaaaaacgGTAACTGTCAATTGTTAGTTGTAGTTATAGAGGCGTAGTTCGAATCTAGATATTTAAAGGTGTTTTAGCCATCTAAACTAGACTCATATTGGCGTTTGTCATAATTTATATGTACTAATTTCGTATTACGTGTAACGCACGTGACTCGTCGATTTATATGTtcattaaactaattataattaaactattccctccgtcccgtttaagaagagACATatcctatttttatttgtcaCATCTAAAAAggtcatatcgtgttttttgtgccaaGTTATATTGAACTTCTacttttatccctttagttATTTCAATATGCATTAAATACAACtcaatttaaaatacatttattctattattaggagaaactatactaattaattaataggaattgacatgataaaataaaatatggtcttattttattaacttttgtgcaaaactcatttgtcccttcttaaacgggacggagggagtaatttattttataattaatattaaattagtgaaaacttttgctaaaaatatatataatattttaatttattagcttttaaaatttattgatgtTAATAATCATGTgatcttatatatatatgttcacTCCCTCTTCCAGCTTATATAGTTGTCATAGATAGATGTATAGTATAGTTAATTAACACATATATAAAGAATAAACTAATTGGTAGACAAatgaaattataataataatttttattaaactttacttATAATGATTCTTTAACAATTTACTTTTCATACTAATAACGGGTTAAATAAATTACAAACAGAATTAtgacaataaaatttatttaaaacaaatatgttAAACTGTAGATTTTCTTAAAGGTTTAAATTTGGCTGCCGTATACACTTTAGTCCTTCTTTTTGTGTGTGGTCAATTTTCAGAATTAATGTACAAAGTTTCTCTCCTCCTTATCTCGGTTTCAAGTCACCACAAAATTTGCTGTCTCAAATGTCGCACTTTCCCTGCTGTTCAGGTAATTCCAGGCTCCAGCTATGATCACATGCTcgaaatatattttcttttgcaaaattaaataatctaacatcatttttctgtttattttttgatattgaaAAAAGAGAACGCCAATGTGGGCCTAGTTTGGATGGCAAAAGCGTTTTTAAGTATATCCaaaggttgtgggttcgaaccacgcaGTTCATGTCTCGGTAACTAAcaaactaacaattgagactcTAAAGAATCGATTGccatctttgataaaaaaaaaacgttttttTGAGAAATTGAGCTCACAACTTTAGCAGAATGGGAACAgtatttataccatttgagctatagcttaTTTGTATTAACCTTTTATTGatagtttttattaaaagattaaaaaatgaacttgcaattttttttgatattttgtggtAAAGAAAGGGTTGAAAATTAGAAACTTTGCTTCTTCTTTTTGTTATAAACATGCAAGTATATATATTCAATTctatttataacatatttttttaatagaatttcaatttaattgtaaagtttataacatTTTGTTCTTCAAATTTAGTGCTAAAACAAACATGGATTGGCTATCGAAAATTCCAAAAAGATGTACCTTTTCTCTTTAATGATATGTCAATTTCTTCCTAAAACAAACGAAAAGGAAGGGTTgctaactaaatttaaaatcttcCCCGAAAAAGATATAtgcactttttaaaattaaactttaaaaatgtataaGGGTGTGCATTCACTTACAATTGAATGGAATCAAATTAAACACGATGCCTTCCGTATTTTCCATCCAAATAATATACATTTTTATGgtttattttgttgatattgTATAGATATTATATTGTATTTAAtcttttattaattcttttgcaaatgttatgttgatatttcattattatttttgaatatatattgttgatattgtgttggtTATTTATTGGTTATTCAGTTGATATTCcattaattttgtagttcaaatTCATTAATATTTGTATGGTTTTGTCGTTGATATTTCATTGGTATATATTTAGTTGAGATAGTTTTAGAATATAACTATTCATtagttattttagtttttatacatatttaattctttttatataacGTGTTGTCAATTCTTATAAtccgattttaaaaaaaaattgcttatcttttaaaatatttttgactttaCCCTTGATTTGATAAACTAGATGTGAATATTATAttgataattttgaaaaattaatcgTTTGATATTCCTTTGATaatccataaataaaataactactACTAATTAgtacttaaaaatatatttttaattaagaaaTCAGCACAATTTGATCTAACAATTATTGATTTTGAGATTGAaggttttaaaaatatcaaattttaacttttgagGTCAATTATAACttatttgaaataataataatgacgTAGGCATTGGCCGCTCACTGACACACTCCAAACCGACCATTTAAAGAAACTACATGCAACTGCAAAAACTTGTTTATAAATAGAACCATTTCCATAAATACAAACTCACcttattcttctttttcttctccatttcatttttgtttcttcttcgtttcatttttgtttctaaAATGGCAAACTTGAAAATTACAACTCCGATTCGATTCATTACGGAGATTGCTCCGCTGCTATATATCTCCGTTACGAAACGTGCACCATTAACGGTAATGTTGGATACAATTCTTGAGGAAGATAAAGATTCTTCGTCATCCGCACCTTCATCTCCTTCACCAAAATTCATTACAGCTCTCAACCCAGATTCAGCcttttaattactttaatttcaCCGCcaacttaataatttttttgcatttaagTTGGTCGGACTGTAGGGCAAATATTTGCAAGTGATAGTTAACCGTCATGACTTCAACGGCAGAATAAAATGTGGGACTATTTGAGGATAGGCTGCAATTTTTGTtgctttgttttattttatttttattcttttcctTCAAGTGTTGTAGGAGTTTCAGATTCCAGCTTTCTTATtttgtaataaataaatttgataacATTTTGTATTTCTTGTATGGgacaattattatttatctatGAAATTAGGTCCGAAATACTACTATCCCCCATAACACCTTTTCTATACAAAATTCCaacaaaaataaagattttactAGTCATATTTTGCATAAAATGGACATATGAGttattattcaataaaaatcaaaaaggatcttattatttataaaaataaaaataatataaaacatacaaAGATTTAGTTTGCAATTAAGGagcaataataattattttttaattttgtaaggTAAGTCTAAGTTTCATCAGATTTTGTAGTTTATTTTCGTATGAAAAAAGGGTCACTTATGTCCTTAAGGTTTGTCTTCaagatcaagtaagccctcaacgttcggaaaggttcaaatacatttcaaaagtcttgaaaaatgaacaatcaggcccTCCAATTTCGACGATCAAGCCCCTAACGTCttatttataagtcaaaatagGGATCt is a window of Mercurialis annua linkage group LG2, ddMerAnnu1.2, whole genome shotgun sequence DNA encoding:
- the LOC126668521 gene encoding uncharacterized protein LOC126668521 translates to MNFGEGDEGADDEESLSSSRIFLWHGTDSDKKESLVNWRELLLPNIFEIWSPPNGIAIIDRFPNVVIKDTEVHKSSKVCSLWKNSSRLASVNRISNIKKISLVSSPISFIKKISLVSSPISFEIQIHQMAQSGLESENPSSPFYLHPSENPSLILVSPVLNGQNYHSWARSMRMCLLSKNKLKFVNGSIPVPSVNAEIYPAWERCNTMVVSWILRSLSPSIAQSILWIDTAIDVWKHLFDRFSQGNAIRVSDLQEEIYAYKQNNLSITDYFTQLKILWDEYVNLRMLPVCTCVPQCQCDAMKSVKNQQDADYVIKFLKGLNENYGTIKTQVLMLDPLPKINKVFSLVLQHER